One segment of Rhodopirellula baltica SH 1 DNA contains the following:
- a CDS encoding HoxN/HupN/NixA family nickel/cobalt transporter, with the protein MHTHSHELTLGLAFFLGALHALEPGHGKTAMLVYLSGERRSFWHPIVMGISSGLAHSVSLIAIAMAVHLTHHLVSGAHHHDDEVVTQSLQWISAALVMCVGVWMLWSAWRAKPMACGCKSHQHTSCDAEPVSKRSSYSMSALLGVAFGLLPCPSALAAYFTSMSTGSPVAAYAVIGLFAAGIASSLTLVGILLQRFGGSLIRKDSRIGKLPWPYLRAGLILAVGVFYCSRLALTA; encoded by the coding sequence ATGCACACACATTCTCATGAACTGACGCTTGGACTTGCGTTCTTCCTTGGTGCGTTGCACGCCTTGGAACCGGGGCATGGCAAGACCGCGATGTTGGTTTATCTATCCGGTGAGCGTCGAAGTTTCTGGCACCCGATCGTGATGGGGATTTCGAGCGGGCTGGCTCACTCCGTTTCGTTGATCGCGATCGCGATGGCGGTGCACCTGACACATCATCTGGTTTCGGGCGCACACCATCACGACGATGAAGTGGTCACGCAATCGCTGCAGTGGATCAGCGCGGCGTTGGTGATGTGTGTCGGGGTTTGGATGCTGTGGTCAGCTTGGCGGGCGAAGCCGATGGCGTGTGGTTGCAAGTCGCATCAGCACACAAGTTGCGATGCTGAGCCGGTGTCGAAACGATCGAGCTACTCGATGAGTGCTCTGCTTGGCGTTGCGTTTGGGCTGCTTCCCTGTCCTTCGGCCTTGGCGGCCTACTTCACCAGCATGTCGACTGGATCGCCAGTCGCAGCCTACGCCGTGATCGGCTTGTTCGCCGCTGGGATTGCCAGCAGCCTGACGCTGGTCGGAATTCTGTTGCAACGTTTCGGCGGCAGTCTGATCCGCAAGGACAGCCGAATCGGAAAGCTGCCGTGGCCGTATCTGCGTGCCGGATTGATCCTGGCGGTTGGCGTTTTCTACTGCAGTCGGCTCGCACTGACCGCTTGA
- a CDS encoding CpaF family protein yields MDESNLRSRLGKVGRPTRLTTSKPQPERLTEDTAKQASDPARRGRAVTVKGRLHGQLLDDLDRRGLLTANNEQLKEEVDAFVAEIAETEQLPLNDSERSRLADDLLEETLGLGPLAPLMADPSVTDILVNGPHHVFVERYGKLELTEVEFRDDDHLTRIIQRIATRVGRRIDESQPMVDARLPDGSRVNATLPPVTLDGPTLSIRRFGRRRLRAEELQRLGMFNPTMAEFFSVAVRSRLNILISGGTGSGKSTFLGAICESIPDDERVVTIEDAAELVLDQLHVVRMETRPANVEGRGAIAARDLVVNALRMRPDRIIVGEVRAGETLDMLQAMNTGHDGSLTTVHANSPRDAISRLSTMVLMSGMELPPTAIREQIVSAIDLIFHVRRYEDGVRRVESVDELVGLEGNTPQLQQIFRFNVSGRKGKRLQGTHVATGTVPRLVEKLHARAIEVPTTWFETGGGSAS; encoded by the coding sequence ATGGATGAATCCAATCTACGATCGCGACTGGGCAAGGTTGGCCGCCCGACTCGGTTGACGACCAGCAAACCGCAACCAGAACGACTCACCGAAGACACGGCGAAGCAAGCCAGCGACCCGGCACGTCGCGGGCGAGCGGTGACGGTCAAGGGACGATTGCACGGTCAGTTGCTCGATGATCTCGACCGACGCGGTCTGTTGACCGCCAACAACGAACAGCTCAAAGAGGAAGTCGATGCGTTCGTAGCTGAGATTGCCGAGACCGAGCAGTTGCCGCTGAACGATTCGGAACGTTCACGTCTGGCGGACGACTTGTTGGAGGAAACGCTCGGGCTGGGGCCGCTGGCACCGCTGATGGCCGATCCATCGGTCACCGACATTTTGGTCAACGGTCCGCATCATGTTTTTGTGGAACGCTACGGCAAACTTGAGTTGACCGAAGTTGAGTTTCGCGATGACGATCACCTGACGCGAATCATTCAGCGGATCGCGACTCGCGTGGGACGCCGAATCGATGAGTCGCAGCCGATGGTGGATGCACGGCTTCCCGATGGCAGCCGCGTCAACGCAACACTGCCTCCGGTGACCTTGGATGGACCAACGCTTTCGATTCGTCGCTTTGGCCGACGTCGGCTGCGAGCGGAAGAATTGCAGCGACTGGGGATGTTCAATCCAACGATGGCGGAATTCTTTTCCGTCGCAGTGCGATCCCGACTGAACATCCTGATCAGTGGAGGAACGGGCAGCGGCAAGAGTACCTTTCTGGGTGCGATCTGCGAGAGCATTCCAGACGACGAACGCGTGGTAACGATCGAAGACGCGGCGGAATTGGTTTTGGATCAATTGCATGTTGTCCGCATGGAAACGCGACCGGCGAACGTCGAAGGGCGAGGAGCGATCGCGGCCCGTGACTTGGTCGTCAACGCGTTGCGAATGCGACCCGATCGTATCATCGTCGGCGAAGTTCGTGCCGGCGAGACGCTGGACATGCTGCAAGCGATGAACACGGGGCACGATGGTTCGTTGACAACGGTCCACGCGAACAGCCCGCGCGATGCGATCTCACGTTTGTCGACGATGGTGTTGATGAGCGGCATGGAGTTGCCGCCGACCGCAATTCGCGAGCAGATTGTTTCGGCGATTGACCTGATCTTTCACGTTCGTCGCTACGAGGACGGGGTGCGACGTGTCGAATCGGTGGACGAATTGGTGGGGTTGGAAGGCAACACGCCGCAGCTACAACAGATCTTTCGGTTCAATGTTTCGGGCCGGAAAGGCAAACGTTTGCAAGGAACTCATGTTGCGACGGGCACGGTGCCTCGCTTGGTCGAGAAGTTGCACGCTCGCGCGATCGAGGTGCCGACGACTTGGTTTGAGACCGGGGGTGGTTCAGCGTCATGA
- a CDS encoding type II secretion system F family protein, with protein MTVLLILAVTSFVLAGATLTLRRSLAGATAGNRLGDSIALLSQTSDPLPIDASSARADRRQIIQPLSHPLRFVPFVIGALVSLTLGLLTSIPLSIVAAIGVVIALLLAQLESGWYAWRLSRIERQLIDLLDMMIPMLRSGAGASAALAAASEVTASPLRDQIHWCVRRIQLGDSGSSVFRELARRMPIDAMELFSTTMSVHWETGGSLAPVLASVARVARDRQEVARRIRSNIAQSQFSTIAVLLLIYFVALVLWLDRPEWMKEFASSSLGSAAIAATIVLQAVGIIWMNAISRPKA; from the coding sequence ATGACGGTCCTCCTCATTCTGGCTGTCACCTCGTTCGTGCTCGCCGGTGCGACGCTGACTCTGCGTCGTTCGTTGGCTGGTGCGACGGCAGGCAATCGGCTCGGTGACAGCATCGCTTTGCTTTCTCAAACAAGCGATCCGTTGCCGATCGATGCGAGCTCGGCACGCGCGGACCGTCGACAAATCATTCAACCACTCTCGCATCCGCTTCGTTTTGTCCCCTTCGTCATTGGCGCGTTGGTTTCGTTGACGCTTGGCCTGTTGACCTCCATTCCGTTGTCGATCGTGGCGGCGATCGGAGTCGTCATCGCGTTGTTGTTGGCTCAGCTCGAATCGGGTTGGTACGCTTGGCGACTCAGTCGAATCGAACGTCAATTGATTGATCTGCTGGACATGATGATCCCGATGTTGCGCAGTGGGGCTGGAGCGTCGGCGGCGTTGGCGGCTGCATCGGAGGTGACGGCATCGCCTTTGCGAGATCAAATTCATTGGTGCGTGCGACGCATCCAATTGGGCGATTCAGGAAGCAGCGTCTTCCGTGAACTGGCCCGCCGGATGCCCATTGATGCGATGGAATTGTTTTCCACGACGATGAGCGTTCACTGGGAGACAGGTGGTTCGCTCGCTCCGGTGCTGGCTTCCGTCGCACGGGTCGCTCGAGACCGGCAGGAGGTGGCTCGTCGAATTCGCAGCAACATCGCACAAAGCCAATTTTCGACGATCGCGGTTTTGTTGCTGATCTACTTTGTTGCTTTGGTGTTGTGGCTGGATCGGCCGGAGTGGATGAAGGAGTTCGCCAGCAGTTCACTTGGATCGGCCGCCATCGCAGCGACGATCGTGCTGCAGGCCGTCGGAATTATTTGGATGAACGCGATCAGTCGGCCAAAGGCGTGA
- a CDS encoding CobW family GTP-binding protein yields the protein MPIPTNLITGFLGSGKTTAINRLLTHRPDGERWSIFVNEYGMVTVDEMLIDSESPEVSVQELGGGCLCCTVAFAFDAVFSQFIRRSKPDRLFLEPSGAGHPAALIDKLRDENFRRAIDLRATICLVDPEDWSKPQWRDSEVFHDQVQMADVVAINFTDKRDPELTQQCREWIESFDPPKMLIVETDHGRIDPAWLDIQNTVVRPPKFGEAHSHNHSYAAGHVDAGGLTSIEAPPMLGKPKRIENEGDGQWACGWIFSVDEVFDRDQLLDLLGYLQPVVRLKGVFRCQDDWWVINRSKNETSFSTTAYRRDSRLEVITDRATSGWDEVEQLLLKCK from the coding sequence ATGCCAATACCAACCAATTTGATCACCGGGTTCCTTGGGTCAGGGAAGACGACCGCGATCAATCGTTTGCTCACGCATCGACCTGACGGTGAGCGATGGTCGATCTTTGTCAACGAATACGGCATGGTGACTGTGGACGAGATGCTGATCGACTCGGAGTCACCGGAGGTTAGCGTGCAGGAACTCGGTGGCGGTTGCTTGTGCTGCACCGTCGCGTTTGCTTTTGATGCAGTCTTCAGTCAATTCATTCGTCGCAGCAAACCAGACCGGTTGTTCTTGGAACCCAGCGGCGCGGGGCATCCAGCGGCCTTGATCGACAAGTTGAGGGACGAGAACTTTCGTCGAGCGATCGATCTTCGGGCAACAATTTGTTTGGTTGATCCTGAAGATTGGAGCAAACCGCAGTGGCGGGATTCCGAGGTCTTTCATGACCAGGTTCAAATGGCCGATGTCGTCGCGATCAACTTCACCGACAAGCGAGACCCCGAGTTGACGCAGCAATGCCGTGAATGGATTGAATCATTCGACCCGCCCAAGATGCTGATTGTTGAAACGGACCATGGGCGAATCGATCCCGCGTGGCTCGATATCCAAAACACGGTTGTCCGCCCACCCAAGTTTGGCGAGGCTCATTCGCACAATCATTCCTATGCGGCCGGGCATGTGGATGCGGGCGGGCTGACTTCGATTGAGGCCCCGCCGATGTTGGGAAAGCCCAAACGGATTGAAAACGAGGGCGACGGGCAGTGGGCGTGCGGGTGGATCTTTTCCGTCGATGAAGTTTTTGATCGGGATCAGTTGCTGGACCTACTTGGCTATCTGCAGCCGGTCGTGCGGCTCAAAGGCGTGTTTCGGTGCCAGGATGATTGGTGGGTGATCAATCGCAGCAAGAATGAGACCTCATTCAGCACCACGGCGTATCGTCGCGACAGCCGATTGGAAGTCATCACTGACAGAGCGACCTCGGGCTGGGACGAAGTGGAACAGCTGCTACTGAAGTGCAAGTAG
- a CDS encoding NAD(P)/FAD-dependent oxidoreductase has protein sequence MTQVGQYVYDVIVIGAGAAGIGVAVALKHAGIENFRILDRQRVGESFDRWPAETRFITPSFPTNSIGMLDLNSIAIGVSPGYSLEVEHPTGQEYASHLRGVSQFFELPVQEGVDVQCIDQAKSLFQITTSSETLFATHVIWAAGEFQYPRRHGFPGCEHCMHTATVPSFAELKGEEFIVIGGSESGVDAAFHLSSNDKSVRLFDNAQPWEDESSDPSVSLSPCTLERMREEWFEEQVELLPNTPIASVDRVDVGYEVRAVDGRVFRTSTRPLYAGGFSGSHLLIENMFELRGDGFPLLTENDESSLVPGMFLCGPLVRHDHHIFCFIYKYRQRFAVVAKAIATSLGLPAEELETYRRWGMYLDDLSCCGEECVC, from the coding sequence GTGACTCAAGTCGGGCAATATGTCTACGACGTCATTGTCATCGGCGCTGGTGCAGCCGGAATCGGCGTGGCAGTCGCACTCAAACACGCCGGGATTGAGAACTTCCGAATTCTCGACCGGCAGCGGGTGGGTGAGTCCTTCGACCGCTGGCCTGCTGAAACCCGATTCATCACGCCGTCATTTCCGACGAATTCCATCGGCATGTTGGACCTGAACTCCATCGCGATCGGCGTCTCCCCCGGGTACAGCCTTGAAGTGGAACACCCCACAGGCCAGGAGTATGCGTCCCATCTGCGTGGCGTCTCACAGTTCTTTGAATTGCCCGTTCAAGAAGGTGTCGATGTCCAATGCATCGACCAGGCAAAGAGTCTGTTTCAGATCACAACCAGTTCGGAAACCCTTTTCGCCACGCACGTGATTTGGGCAGCCGGTGAATTCCAGTATCCACGAAGGCATGGTTTTCCGGGATGCGAACATTGCATGCACACGGCGACGGTGCCGAGCTTCGCCGAACTGAAGGGAGAGGAATTCATTGTGATTGGCGGTTCGGAAAGCGGCGTGGATGCGGCCTTCCACTTGTCCTCTAACGACAAGTCAGTCCGCCTGTTCGACAACGCTCAACCGTGGGAAGACGAAAGCTCGGATCCTAGTGTTTCCCTTTCGCCCTGCACGCTCGAACGCATGCGTGAAGAGTGGTTCGAAGAGCAAGTCGAGTTGTTACCCAACACGCCCATTGCTTCCGTGGATCGGGTCGACGTTGGCTACGAGGTCAGAGCAGTCGATGGCCGTGTGTTTCGAACCTCCACGCGTCCGCTGTATGCGGGCGGTTTCAGCGGAAGCCATCTTCTGATCGAAAACATGTTTGAGCTTCGCGGGGATGGTTTCCCGCTGCTCACCGAGAATGACGAGTCGTCGCTCGTTCCGGGGATGTTCCTGTGTGGTCCGCTGGTCCGCCATGACCACCATATTTTCTGTTTTATCTACAAGTATCGGCAACGGTTCGCTGTGGTTGCTAAAGCGATCGCCACTTCACTCGGCTTGCCCGCCGAAGAACTGGAAACGTATCGCAGGTGGGGTATGTATCTGGATGATCTTTCGTGTTGTGGTGAGGAGTGCGTGTGTTGA
- a CDS encoding type II secretion system F family protein, translating to MSVSLRVTIVVALWLGIILVCYSVWRRYQRRGEALDRLQRDVTRTESSEVEESQISWLRRRMMLAGYSTPAAGTLLVAATILMLVSGIFCALLFRWSGLQQVFLEGIESVPGGLSGMLAPVVIVSPWLIAIILASLPILVVRASRRARVLQVSRDLPLAMDLWATLSEGGLGFDAALDRWQRTQRPDRVLASACRGFQRDLLGGMRRSVAFRRLAGRLDVPPLTRFTAAMIQSEQMGASVSETLRLQAEDVRAERREKSMAFAQSLATKRVIPLVVCFLPGLFVWPLGPFFTQLLRIVDSLTGGGG from the coding sequence ATGAGCGTATCGTTGCGAGTCACGATCGTCGTTGCCCTTTGGTTGGGCATCATCCTCGTTTGCTATTCCGTTTGGCGAAGGTACCAACGGCGTGGTGAGGCGTTGGACCGTTTGCAACGGGACGTGACGCGGACGGAATCATCTGAAGTCGAGGAAAGCCAAATCAGTTGGCTTCGTCGTCGTATGATGCTGGCCGGATACAGCACACCAGCGGCGGGGACACTGTTGGTTGCCGCGACGATCCTGATGTTGGTCAGCGGTATCTTCTGTGCGTTGTTGTTTCGCTGGTCCGGGTTGCAGCAAGTTTTTCTGGAAGGCATTGAATCCGTGCCGGGTGGGTTGTCCGGCATGCTCGCGCCCGTGGTCATTGTTTCGCCTTGGTTGATCGCCATCATCCTTGCTTCCTTGCCAATCCTGGTGGTGCGTGCATCACGTCGTGCCCGAGTGTTGCAGGTGTCGCGTGATCTGCCGCTTGCGATGGATCTCTGGGCGACGCTCTCCGAAGGAGGCCTCGGATTTGATGCGGCCTTGGATCGTTGGCAGCGGACTCAACGTCCCGACCGAGTGCTGGCCAGCGCATGCCGCGGTTTTCAACGCGACTTGCTGGGTGGCATGCGACGGAGCGTTGCGTTTCGCAGATTGGCGGGCCGGTTGGACGTTCCACCGCTCACTCGATTCACCGCCGCGATGATCCAGTCCGAACAAATGGGAGCCAGCGTTTCGGAAACGTTGCGATTGCAAGCCGAAGATGTCCGAGCCGAGCGTCGTGAAAAGTCGATGGCGTTCGCACAATCACTTGCGACCAAACGAGTCATCCCGCTGGTGGTTTGTTTCTTGCCAGGCCTATTCGTTTGGCCCCTCGGTCCATTCTTCACTCAGCTATTGCGAATCGTCGATTCGTTGACAGGCGGTGGAGGATGA
- a CDS encoding TadE/TadG family type IV pilus assembly protein, translating to MFDPGGVKETRGGAVLILIVILLFALFAIAGLLIDIGMARLTQAHMQSVSDAASLEGGWQLAMGANQTTTRIAVVDRAAEMSESWGPHRIELEDGYNLGGSGKPESSQTINRDTLGDPVRPMLDPNVDNDLEGDIVLGKYCDCRENTECWKEFQLNPLPGQPVGYGRGKMFEPTDFDVANSVLVRLRRTGEDDLAGGTSAERLTYLWSRGSLLDFGLKGCGIAVRSESIARLQPVVHVGTHTDREQGIMTATTAAVRVADLDSPTYPFNSLLSVEEPFDIGAIATESPPVIVRDPLMTDWFLPIAKQIPDSTGPWYVVAFTTIRFDGINNATPLSLAEINPTTINASSNLQLAWDTLRARSLDASREIVETNRSLATTPLIRKRLLHAPVLVRSQQIHGGTP from the coding sequence GTGTTTGACCCTGGAGGGGTCAAAGAAACTCGGGGTGGAGCGGTGTTGATTTTGATCGTGATCTTGCTGTTTGCGTTGTTCGCGATTGCGGGGCTGCTGATCGATATCGGAATGGCTCGGCTCACTCAAGCTCACATGCAGTCGGTTTCGGATGCGGCTTCATTGGAAGGTGGGTGGCAATTGGCGATGGGGGCTAATCAAACGACGACGCGTATCGCCGTCGTCGACCGTGCCGCAGAGATGTCGGAGAGTTGGGGGCCGCATCGCATCGAACTCGAAGATGGCTACAACCTCGGCGGAAGTGGCAAGCCTGAAAGTTCCCAAACGATCAATCGAGACACGCTCGGCGATCCGGTTCGTCCGATGCTGGATCCGAATGTCGACAACGATCTCGAAGGCGACATCGTGCTCGGTAAGTACTGTGATTGTCGTGAAAACACTGAATGTTGGAAGGAATTTCAGTTGAACCCGTTGCCAGGCCAACCTGTTGGATACGGACGAGGCAAAATGTTTGAGCCAACCGATTTCGACGTTGCGAATTCGGTTTTGGTGCGTCTCCGTCGGACTGGCGAAGACGATCTCGCCGGAGGCACTTCGGCCGAGCGACTGACCTATCTTTGGAGTCGCGGCTCGCTACTCGACTTTGGGTTGAAAGGCTGCGGTATCGCAGTGCGTAGTGAGTCGATTGCAAGACTACAGCCTGTTGTCCACGTTGGCACGCATACAGATCGCGAACAAGGAATCATGACCGCTACGACCGCCGCAGTCCGCGTCGCAGATCTTGACTCCCCCACTTACCCGTTCAATTCACTGCTTTCCGTTGAGGAGCCGTTCGACATCGGAGCGATAGCGACGGAGTCTCCTCCTGTGATCGTACGCGATCCACTGATGACCGACTGGTTTCTGCCGATCGCAAAACAGATACCTGATTCGACGGGCCCTTGGTATGTCGTAGCGTTCACGACGATTCGCTTCGATGGCATCAACAACGCCACGCCACTTTCCCTCGCGGAAATCAATCCGACGACCATCAATGCTTCGTCAAACTTACAGCTTGCTTGGGACACGTTGCGTGCACGATCTTTGGACGCGAGTCGTGAGATCGTTGAAACAAACCGTTCGCTGGCAACAACGCCACTGATTCGTAAACGTCTGTTGCACGCTCCCGTCCTTGTTCGCAGCCAACAAATTCACGGAGGCACGCCATGA
- the zigA gene encoding zinc metallochaperone GTPase ZigA, with translation MNQTDSKTPQAERLPVTVLSGFLGAGKTTLLNHILINRDGLRVAVIVNDMSEVNIDAALVKSGDANLSRTEEQLVEMSNGCICCTLREDLLIEVRRLARDGRFDYLLIESTGISEPMPVAETFTFEDEEGDSLSLVAELDTMVTVVDAGNFMKDFGSWDDLTDRRLGLSEEDTRNIVDLLVDQVEFANVILVNKTDLISPYELEQLTRILRQLNAESKILTTTESRVELSEIMGTGLYSLSEAETQPGWLEVPRGEEETETEEYGISNFVYRAHRPFHPKRLTNALDADMEEGLFTGVLRSKGLMWIASRHDWAYDWSQAGCSIRMNPAGFWWAAAPENEWPDDSESIAEIRSKFVGEHGDRHQELVFIGNAMSQERITQILDDCLLTDMEFAQGPEAWTNMEDPLPPIELETDLDEMLASDEATAHEVLQ, from the coding sequence ATGAACCAAACCGATTCCAAAACGCCCCAAGCTGAACGTCTTCCTGTTACCGTGCTTTCCGGATTCCTCGGAGCCGGCAAGACGACACTGCTCAACCACATCCTGATCAATCGAGACGGATTGCGAGTCGCGGTGATCGTCAACGACATGAGCGAAGTCAACATCGACGCGGCGCTGGTCAAATCGGGCGACGCGAATCTATCTCGCACCGAGGAACAGCTCGTCGAGATGTCCAACGGCTGCATCTGCTGCACGCTTCGCGAAGACTTGCTCATCGAAGTTCGCCGATTGGCTCGCGATGGCCGCTTTGATTATCTGCTGATCGAATCCACTGGTATCTCCGAACCGATGCCGGTCGCGGAAACCTTCACTTTCGAAGACGAAGAGGGTGATAGTCTGTCGCTGGTCGCGGAACTGGACACGATGGTGACCGTGGTCGACGCGGGAAATTTCATGAAAGACTTCGGCTCCTGGGATGATCTCACCGACCGACGGTTGGGTTTGAGCGAAGAGGACACTCGCAACATTGTGGACTTGTTGGTCGATCAAGTTGAATTCGCCAACGTCATCCTTGTCAACAAAACCGATTTGATCTCGCCGTATGAACTGGAGCAGCTCACACGGATTCTGCGTCAACTCAACGCTGAATCCAAAATTCTGACCACGACGGAAAGCCGTGTTGAGCTATCCGAAATCATGGGCACCGGGCTCTATTCTCTGAGTGAAGCCGAGACGCAGCCAGGGTGGTTGGAGGTGCCTCGTGGGGAAGAGGAAACCGAGACCGAAGAATACGGCATCTCGAATTTCGTTTATCGAGCCCATCGCCCATTCCATCCCAAGCGGTTGACGAACGCTCTGGATGCTGACATGGAAGAAGGCTTGTTCACCGGAGTGCTTCGCAGCAAAGGATTGATGTGGATCGCGTCGCGTCACGACTGGGCCTACGACTGGTCACAAGCCGGTTGCTCGATCCGCATGAACCCAGCCGGTTTCTGGTGGGCGGCCGCACCGGAAAACGAATGGCCGGATGATTCCGAGTCCATTGCAGAGATTCGATCGAAATTCGTCGGCGAACACGGCGATCGCCATCAAGAATTGGTCTTCATCGGAAACGCGATGAGCCAAGAACGAATTACCCAGATTCTCGATGACTGCTTGCTGACTGACATGGAGTTTGCTCAAGGCCCGGAAGCCTGGACGAACATGGAAGATCCATTGCCGCCGATTGAACTGGAAACGGACCTCGACGAAATGCTCGCTTCAGATGAAGCAACTGCACATGAGGTTCTGCAGTGA
- a CDS encoding DUF192 domain-containing protein encodes MKHLIDATTHEVLLNKVEVADTFWQRFKGLQFRSPLPADTGLLITPCSSLHTCFMRFPIDVVMLDQELCVVGIRKQVRPWKAILCVSGTKSVVEMTAVSKDWEVGRKLQLVSGLEERPCKH; translated from the coding sequence ATGAAACACTTGATTGACGCGACCACCCACGAAGTTTTGTTGAACAAAGTCGAAGTCGCCGACACCTTCTGGCAGCGATTCAAAGGCTTGCAGTTCCGATCGCCGTTGCCCGCAGATACCGGATTGTTGATCACGCCTTGTTCGTCACTGCACACTTGTTTCATGCGGTTTCCGATCGACGTGGTCATGTTGGACCAAGAACTATGCGTTGTTGGAATTCGGAAACAGGTTCGTCCTTGGAAAGCCATCCTTTGCGTTTCAGGAACCAAGTCGGTCGTTGAAATGACGGCGGTTTCGAAGGATTGGGAAGTCGGTCGGAAGCTCCAACTTGTTAGCGGTCTCGAAGAACGTCCTTGTAAGCACTAG
- a CDS encoding AAA family ATPase encodes MTKFLALVQSDSLEIELEAATSALEGDHAVDFCVDPSSAIHNMRHDAPDLLLVELSGSRESLDVWQHAIEVHQITCPIIGILDDDADPSDGLLVEAVRIGFRDFLRRPASAGELAGVIRRVARSRPESGRRGRLLAVASTKGGVGKSTIAINTAVHWAASTNQRVLLVDASLQLGVAASLLDLTPEMTIADVAAMRDRLDATMLREVTTRHESGLHVLSAPPTPADASEVDDTCMSIILGVAKSAFDLVIVDSFPLLDATTLAIFDRAEHVAVVTENVVPTLTGTAAMLKTLDQLDVRRDRRSLILNRFQSCAGSLSAAEVAEQLGEPVTAVIKYDRRVLEAANLGRPVVSTRSWWGVGGAMRKLADELLRRVGTDTSVVTPTVVQPSSTSSKEEASPIAAG; translated from the coding sequence ATGACCAAGTTCCTTGCTCTTGTTCAATCGGACTCGCTTGAGATTGAATTGGAAGCCGCCACCTCGGCTCTCGAAGGCGATCATGCAGTTGATTTCTGCGTCGATCCTTCGTCCGCAATCCACAATATGCGGCACGATGCACCGGACTTGTTGCTTGTCGAATTGTCGGGTTCGCGTGAGTCGCTGGATGTCTGGCAACATGCAATCGAAGTGCATCAAATCACTTGCCCGATCATCGGCATTTTGGATGATGATGCTGACCCCAGCGATGGACTGCTGGTGGAAGCCGTTCGGATTGGGTTTCGTGATTTCCTGCGGCGTCCAGCCAGTGCTGGAGAGCTTGCCGGTGTGATCCGACGCGTCGCTCGATCTCGTCCCGAATCAGGACGTCGCGGAAGGTTGTTGGCGGTCGCCAGTACCAAGGGAGGCGTTGGGAAATCAACGATCGCGATCAACACCGCCGTTCACTGGGCGGCGTCGACGAATCAACGAGTGCTGTTGGTCGATGCTTCGTTGCAATTGGGAGTGGCGGCATCGTTGTTGGATCTGACACCGGAGATGACGATCGCCGATGTGGCTGCGATGCGAGATCGATTGGATGCGACGATGTTGCGTGAAGTCACCACGCGGCATGAGTCTGGCTTGCACGTCTTGAGTGCACCTCCGACACCGGCGGACGCGTCGGAAGTGGACGACACGTGCATGTCAATCATTTTGGGAGTGGCCAAGTCGGCGTTCGATTTGGTGATCGTCGATTCGTTCCCTTTGTTGGATGCCACAACGCTCGCGATTTTTGATCGAGCGGAGCACGTTGCGGTGGTGACGGAGAACGTCGTGCCCACACTGACGGGCACCGCGGCGATGCTGAAGACGCTGGACCAATTGGACGTTCGCCGAGATCGCCGCTCGTTGATCCTGAATCGGTTCCAAAGTTGTGCGGGCAGTTTGTCGGCGGCCGAAGTGGCGGAGCAACTCGGGGAACCAGTCACTGCGGTGATCAAGTATGACCGCCGTGTTTTGGAAGCCGCGAACCTGGGCCGACCGGTCGTCTCGACGCGTAGTTGGTGGGGTGTCGGCGGAGCGATGCGAAAGCTGGCGGATGAATTGCTACGTCGTGTTGGCACGGACACATCCGTCGTCACGCCAACGGTTGTCCAGCCAAGTTCAACTTCATCCAAGGAGGAGGCCTCGCCGATAGCGGCGGGGTGA
- a CDS encoding Uma2 family endonuclease — translation MSSAYESSPHYTASDYQHWKGDWELWEGIAIAMSPSPFGRHQLALTELAGLLRNAIQDAGCDARAVVELDWIVSDDTVVRPDVMVVCGDPPERHLEKAPAVAIEVLSESTRKNDLGYKRRLYHQHGIEAYLIVDPQDKTVVLDRRQEDGGYQTEDVSGSVAFRVCDDYEIKFSVETLFR, via the coding sequence ATGTCGAGTGCATACGAGTCTTCGCCGCACTACACCGCAAGCGACTATCAGCACTGGAAGGGTGACTGGGAATTGTGGGAGGGGATTGCGATCGCGATGAGCCCCAGCCCATTTGGTCGACATCAGCTTGCGTTGACCGAACTTGCAGGATTGCTTCGAAACGCGATTCAAGATGCGGGTTGCGACGCGAGAGCGGTCGTGGAGCTCGATTGGATCGTCAGTGACGATACCGTTGTGCGACCGGACGTGATGGTTGTCTGCGGCGATCCACCCGAACGGCATCTGGAGAAGGCTCCCGCAGTCGCTATCGAAGTGCTCTCGGAATCCACGCGAAAAAACGACTTGGGTTACAAGCGGCGTCTCTATCATCAGCATGGCATCGAAGCCTATCTCATCGTTGACCCGCAAGACAAAACGGTCGTTCTCGATCGACGCCAAGAGGATGGTGGCTATCAAACCGAAGACGTGAGCGGTTCGGTCGCCTTTCGTGTCTGCGACGACTACGAGATCAAATTCTCGGTTGAAACGCTGTTCCGGTAA